Below is a window of Sporosarcina ureae DNA.
ACGGAGACAAAGTGGCATTCCTACTCGGTAACACGCCGCACTATCTAATCTCACTCTATGCCACTATGCGCATTGGAGCGACAGCTGTGCCGATTAATCCGCTGTACACACCGGATGAGATTTCATTCATCCTGGAAAATAGCGATGCCAAAGCCGTTATTGCGATCGATCAACTCTTGCCACTAGTAGAAGTAGCGAGCCAGTCATTCCCGACGATTGAGAACTATGTCGTCTGTGAAATGAGTCCGGATGCAGGGGAGAAGTTAGCTGCATTGTCTGATTCGGTTAAGCCGAAAGTTCATCCATTTAGCCTTTTAATGAAGCAATCGAAACCATTGACGGAAGTGGTAGAAGTTGACGAAAATGAAAGCGCTATCATCTTGTATACATCTGGAACGACAGGTCGTCCGAAAGGTGCTATGCTGACACACAAAAATATCTTCTCGAATGCACGTGACGTAGGAGACTATTTAGGCTTCTCGGAAAACGATAAAATCGTAGCGACATTGCCTTTATTCCACGTATTCGCGTTGACGGTAGTTGCGAATGCACCACTCGTTAAAGGAGCGACGATTTTACTAGAGCCGCGCTTTAGCCCGGGGGAAACCTTCCATATGATTCGCGAGCAAAAGGCAACGGTATTTGCCGGAGTGCCTACGATGTATAACTTCCTTTATCAATATCCAGAGGGGAAAACGGAAGACTTTGAATCCATCAGACTAGCTATTTCAGGTGGATCTTCATTGCCTGTTTCATTGCTGCATGATTTTGAAGAGAAGTTCCAAGTTCGTGTTTCAGAAGGCTATGGCCTATCGGAAGCATCACCTGTTACTTGTTTCAATCCATTAGATCGCGACCGCGTTCCGGGATCGATCGGCACGAACATCATGAATGTCGAGAACAAAGTCGTCGATGAAATGGGTGAGGAAGTGCCTGACAATGAAGTCGGCGAATTAATTGTACGCGGACCGAATGTCATGAAAGGGTATTATAAAATGCCTGAAGAAACAGCTGCCACAATCCGTGACGGTTGGCTCTATACAGGAGACTTGGCGCGACGAGATGAAAACGGTTACTTTTATATCGTAGACCGAAAGAAAGATATGATTATCGTTGGTGGATTCAACGTGTATCCTCGTGAAGTAGAGGAAGTGCTGTTCAGTCACCGCGATATTGTGGAAGCGGCAGTCGTTGGTGTGCCGGATATGAATTTTGGTGAAGAAGT
It encodes the following:
- a CDS encoding fatty acid--CoA ligase family protein — protein: MNLVSSVRQTAQTKPSKIAYHFMGKDTTYAEFDMSVSMFANALKDLGVKHGDKVAFLLGNTPHYLISLYATMRIGATAVPINPLYTPDEISFILENSDAKAVIAIDQLLPLVEVASQSFPTIENYVVCEMSPDAGEKLAALSDSVKPKVHPFSLLMKQSKPLTEVVEVDENESAIILYTSGTTGRPKGAMLTHKNIFSNARDVGDYLGFSENDKIVATLPLFHVFALTVVANAPLVKGATILLEPRFSPGETFHMIREQKATVFAGVPTMYNFLYQYPEGKTEDFESIRLAISGGSSLPVSLLHDFEEKFQVRVSEGYGLSEASPVTCFNPLDRDRVPGSIGTNIMNVENKVVDEMGEEVPDNEVGELIVRGPNVMKGYYKMPEETAATIRDGWLYTGDLARRDENGYFYIVDRKKDMIIVGGFNVYPREVEEVLFSHRDIVEAAVVGVPDMNFGEEVQAYVVLKKGSEATEESLNEFCAKRLVKYKVPKSIQFLDELPKNTTGKILRRSLKDQIKI